CCTAGCTATTAAATAAATTTCCAATAAGTTTCAAGTACAATTAGAAGATGCGATCTCATTCTAACTAAAATCGCTGTAGTCAAAGAGTTTGCCACTTCCGCCATGAAATTATGTAAAAATCCCCCTCATTTAACCATTACTTGGCAAGAATGTAGCAATTTATAGCAACAATCCCTTTATTATTTAAAATCTATTCCTTTAGAAGATACAGATTATTTAGAAACCCAAAAACTATTAAGTAACTATACAACTAATCTAGCAAAAATAAAAATCCAAGAGACAAAAGAAACAGAATCTTTAGAATACTTAAATCAAGCAGAAAAAGGAGTAGAAACACTACTAAAAAGTAACAATAATCAGCCTAATTATATCGCTAGTCAACTACAAGCTATTACCAATGATTTGGAAAAAGTTCAACCTGAAACAACTGCTTATCAAAAGTCCCAAGAATTACAAAAATTTGCAAAAGAAAGAAAAATTAAAACAATTTCAATAACTGATGTTACTGTCAAAATACTGTAAACTAAAAATCTAGCATCAATTCAACCAATAAATTTATCTCGTTGACGTAAGATTCCCATTAAATAACGAGTAGGGGTCAACGTTATGATATAATTGATTGTGTGGAGTTAACGTCCACCTACAGGGGGTCACCTCGAAAGTTGCGGTTAACCATGAATCGTCATGGTGTCTAGGTTTCCTAGATGGATATACGACCCAGTAAGGTAAGTACCAGTCAGCATAACAACCCCCGTAAGAGAGGGGAGAATTGCAAGTAATTGCAGTTCAGAATTTTCTATTACAATCTTTGATTTAATGGTGAGAGTCGTCAAATATCAAATTATTCCCAACATGGAAAGCATCATAAACAATCTTCTCAGTAAAGAAAACTTATTTGCTATATCCTTATTTCCTTATCTAGGCTTTTTATGGTTTCTCACTAAATCAGGAAAAGTACCCAAATTAGCTTTAATTGGTTTTTATCTTCTTCTCCTTTTTGTTGCTATTACTATTCCTGCCGGGCTGTATGCTGAAAATCATTATCATACCACTCTCGCTAATGTTGACTGGTTACACGGAGGGGCAGAATTTTTCTTAACTTTATCAAATATTTTCGTGGTTTTGGGATTTCGTAAAATGGTAATTACCGCAGAAAATCAAAACAATACTCAGTAAAATTAGTGGCTCTCTTATTTCGAGTATGTAAATTATTGATTAAATTAGGCTGAGGGGCAACAGGGGATTTTAAATAGTAAAAGATAAAATTTTAATCAATTACTTTTGTGATAATAATTTGAAGCTCTTACTTTTTATTAAATTATCATAACTACTGTAAAAGATCTGAAAAATCCCGCTTATGAAGCTAAGAATAACTTATTAATTTACACTTCTTACTAACTCTTAAAAAAGACTATTAATTTTATTTTATCATTGCCATATTCTGGATTTAAAAGTACCATCTAAACCCTTTTTGTCTCTTAAAAATTGCCAAATAAGAGTAAAGTATTCTTTAGCGGCACTGACGGAATCACCCATATAACGACACAATAACCCCTGTTGTAAAGCAGTTATTCCTATTCCTATATTTTCGTCATATTTTTCTTTTATCAAATGGCGTAAATTGGAAATATATTGATCAATATTTTCTGACCCTATATAAACTAAATTACCCACCACTGGATTTCCCCCTAAACCATTGGAAGCGTAAAATAAAGGACTATTTCCCATAAAATATTGCCTATCAATCCAAATCGGTTTGTTTTCTCGCCAAATCTCTAAATAATTTAACCAATTACCCCCACTAAAAATTTCCCCCCTTGCACTTCTACCGAAACGAATTATTTCCCATCCTAACCAACTAGCATTATCTTCTAAATCAACTCTCATTTTTTGCTCAAAATTAGCATTGTTAAAAACAATCATTTCTTGTGGTAAATATTCTAAATAAGCATTTTTTTCCAGCTTAATTTTTACTTCTTGAATAGCTTTTTTTCCCTTAGAACCATATATTTTTGTTGCCGCAGGGGTCGTTATTAAAACCTGAGAACTATTTGCTAGACAAATATTTTGCGAGAGAATATCATCTCCAGCTATTCCTCCAGCAGTATGTAAAATAACACTGTGACAAACGGATTTCCCTTCAGGATAAAAAGAATTTTGAAACTTAAAAGGTGCTTGACTAAATACTGATTTTATTGTCGTTTCTTGTTTTTGATGTTCATATACCAGATTTATTATTCCTTGCCAGTGTTTCATTAATTAATATCTATTTACTAAAAATTATTAAGAATTTTTTATACTAATAAAAATACCATTTATTCTATTCTAATTATTGTATTTTTCTTGCTCTCTTAGCTTAGTTGATAGCAATTATCCCTTAAAAAATTGTTTGGAGTTCGGAGTAATATTTTTAATTATCAACTATTCACTTTTGCCCCTTACCCTCTTATCTTTTCCCATAAGACAATTTACACAACTCAAATAGAATTGTTATGTCCTCCATTGTGAAAAAGGATTATTGACTAGATAAGAGTTATAGTAACGCAAATCGTCAGTTACTTCCTCTCCTATCCATTCAGGGAGAATAATATCTTGATTTTCCTCGGTCAATTCTACTTCTGCCATTGTCAAACCTTTGTTCTCCCCTAAAAATTCATCTACTTCCCAAGTTAAATTACCTACAAGTATTTTATAGCGTATTTTTTCAATAAAGGGGCGATCGCACAAAGTTTGTAACATTTCCTCAGCTTCTTCCACAGGAATAGAATATTCAAATTCTGATCTCGTCTGACCTTTTGTTTTACCCTTAAGAGTGAGATAACCCTGCGCACCAACAATCCGAACCCTCACAGTATTACCACTGATAGTATAAATATATCCCTGCCGATAAACCAAACCATTGTCAGGGGGAAACCACTTATCCAGGTTAACTAAAAATTTTCTCTCAATTTCGATACCCATTTTCTTGCCAAGAAAAATAAATTAATGTTATACTAACAAAGTATCAAAAATCAGGGCGGCGTAGCCAAGTGGTAAGGCAGAGGTCTGCAAAACCTTTATCCCCCAGTTCGAATCTGGGCGTCGCCTCTTAAGTAAGACTATTTTATTATAGACTCTTAGGTTCTAACCTCTAAACCTTGAACTCCAAATCCTGCATCCTGAACCTCTAACTCTTTCTTTATTAATAGTTGTGTAGAAATGATAAGTAATCTAAGTTTGTTGGGTTATATTGAAAAATAAACTTGGACTTATTGTAAAGGAGAAGGCGATTATGGAGATAATGATTGAAGATTTGATGGAGCAGTTAGTAGAGTTAGGGGGGTCAGATATGCACATTCAGGCAGGAGCCCCCGTCTATTTCCGTATTAGCGGTAAACTAACCCCCATTGGAGATGAACCCCTTAATGCTCAAGAGTGCCAAAAATTAATTTTTAGTATGCTCAATAATACTCAACGTAAAACATTAGAGCAAGAATGGGAGTTAGACTGTTCCTACGGGGTAAAAGGCTTGGCTCGATTTCGTGTAAATGTTTATAAGGAAAGGGGTTGTTATGCCGCTTGTTTAAGGGCTTTATCTTCCAAAATTCCCAATTTTGATCAATTAGGCTTACCAGATATTGTCAAGGAGATGTCCGAACGCCCTAGGGGTATGATTTTAGTGACGGGGCAGACAGGTTCTGGAAAAACTACTACTTTAGCGGCAATGTTGGACTTAATTAACCGCACTCGTGCAGAACACATCTTAACAGTAGAAGATCCGATCGAGTATGTTTTTCCCAATATTAACAGTCTATTTCACCAACGTCAAAAAGGAGAAGATACTAAAAGTTTTGCCAATGCCTTAAAAGCGGCGTTAAGGGAAGATCCAGATATTATTCTAGTGGGTGAGATGCGCGACTTAGAAACTATTTCCTTGGCGATTACGGCGGCGGAAACTGGACACCTTGTCTTTGGTACTTTACATACTAGCTCTGCGGCGGGAACAATTGATCGTATTATTGATGTATTTCCTTCGGCAGAACAAGCCCAAATTAGAGCAATGTTATCTAACTCTTTATTGGCAGTATTTGCTCAAACTTTGGCTAAAAAGAAAAATCCCAAACCGGGCGAATTTGGTAGGGCAATGGCTCAAGAAATCATGATTGTGACACCTGCGATCGCAAACTTAATTAGAGAAGCAAAAGCCCCACAAATTTATTCTGCGATTCAAACAGGGGGTAAATTAGGAATGCAAACCATGGAACAGGCTTTAGCAAATTTGGTGAAAACAGGTACAATTGCAGTGGAAGAAGCCCTTGCCAAGAGCAGTAAACCAGATGAATTGAAACGCTTATTAGGTTCTTCTATGGATAGCGGGATGGTTACTCCTAGCAAACGTCGTTAATATTTGTTTGAATGAAAGGAAGGATTAAATCATGGCTACTTTTATAGTTCAAGTTAAAGATAAAACAGGAAATGTTTTAGAGGAAAGGGTTGTTGCTAATTCTCAAGATGAAGCTCGTCGTATTCTTCGCAAACGTTATGCGGCAGTGGGCAAAATTCGCAAAGCAGGAATGGACTTTGATTTAGCTTCTATTGAAGCGGCATTAAGTAAGGTTTCTGTTAAAGATAAGGCTATTTTTTCCCGTCAATTTGCCGTATTGGTTAATGCGGGGGTTGCAATTGTTCGCTCTTTGTCAGTATTGGCAGAGCAATCAGGAAATCCTAAGTTTAAGAAGGCTCTAACTACTATTGGAGAGGATGTTCAACAGGGGGTTAATTTATCTGAAGCAATGGCAAAGCATCCCGACTGTTTTGATAGGCTATATGTGAGTATGGTAGAAGCAGGAGAAACAGGGGGGGTTTTAGACGAAGTCATGAATCGTCTTGCTAAACTTCTCGAAGATGTTGCTCGTTTGCAAAACCAAATTAAATCAGCAATGGCTTATCCTGTCACTGTTGGTATTTTTGCGGTGATTGCTTTTTTGGGTATGACCATTTTCTTGATTCCTGTATTTGCTGGTATTTTCGACCAATTGGGTGCAGAATTGCCGGCTTTGACTCAATTTATGGTTACTCTTAGTGATTTTTTGCGTAGCTGGAAAGCAATTATTCCCGTGGGTGTGATTATTGGGGTTGTTTTTGCCTTCCGTCAATATTATAAAACTCCGGCTGGACGTTTACAAATAGATACGATCGCACTTAAAGCTCCTATTTTTGGGGACTTAAATGAAAAAAGTGCTGTTGCTCGTTTTTGTCGTATTTTTGGTACTTTAACCCGTTCTGGTGTGCCCATCTTACAATGTTTAGAAATATCTCAAGAGACTATCCCTAATAAAGTAATTTCTAATGCCATTGGCGCTGCAAAAGATTCTATTTTAGAAGGAGGTATGTTAAGTGTTGCGATCTCGGAAAGAAAGGTTTTTCCCTCTATGGCAATTCAAATGATGATGATTGGTGAAGAAACGGGGGAATTAGATGCAATGATGATGAAAGTTGCAGATTTTTATGAAGATGAAGTAGAACAAGCAGTTAAGGCATTAACCAGCGTCATCGAGCCTTTAATGATGGTTTTAATTGCGGGTATGGTCGGTACAATTCTTTTATCGATGTATTTGCCAATGTTCTCTATTTTCGATCAACTAGGATAACAACAATTAAGAGTTAGTAATTAGAAATTAGTAATTGTTAGAACTACCTACACACTCATTATCTTATTATGGTATAATGGTAGTCTGTGTCTTGCAACCTGTTCGGATCAGGTAAGGGCATTTATAAAGCAGAACTAAATAAAATCTCTGCTACCTGTACGGCAGTATATAAAGGAAATTAATATGACTTACGCAGTAATTGAAATCTGTGGAAAACAACTTAAAGTTGAACCAGGCAGATTTTACGATATAGACAGAATCAATCAAGAATCAGAAACCGAAGTATCCATCGATAAGGTACTTTTAGTTAGTCATGACAATGATATTCATGTAGGACAACCTTACGTGGAAAGTGCGACAGTAAGCGGTACAATCATTGATCATCGTCGGGGCAAAAAAGTTTTGGTCTACAAAATGAAGCCCAAAAAGAAAACTCGCAAAAAAAGAGGTCATAGACAAGAATTAACACGCTTAATGATCGATTCTATTCGTATTGGTGGCAATGTAATTGCAGAAAAAACCTCTGAATCTAAATCTGTAGAAACAGAAGTTGCGATCGAGGCTTAAAATAAAGCACAATAAAAAAATATTTAATCTTATTTAACCTTAAATTTTGCTTAGGAGTATTTAAAATGGCACATAAGAAAGGTACTGGTAGTACTAGAAACGGAAGAGATTCTAATTCCAAGCGTCTAGGTGTAAAACGTTATAGTGGAGAAACAGTAACCGCAGGAAGCATTTTAGTGCGTCAGCGTGGGACAAAAGTTTATCCTGGTAATAATGTTGGTATCGGTAAAGATGATACTCTTTTTGCCTTAATTGAAGGAGTTGTTAAATTTGAAAATAAAACCACCAGTCGTAAGAAAGTAAGCGTCTATCCTGTTTAGATTTACGATTGAGTGTGAACTAACTAAAACTTAGTTTCCACTAAGAATAAGTAAAGGAAAGGGGCTTAAGCCCCTTATTTTTTTATTTCTAACTGGTTTGTTTACTTACTGCTAACCAGAAAACTTATTCCTAAAAATACGACAAATGAGAACAGAAAATTAATCTCTGCCGTTTATGGCAATTAATAAACGTAAAATAAAGATAAATAAGTTGATATAAGTGAGATACATAGAAAGGGCGGCACATAAGTATTGCTCATCCCGATAAGCGCGAGGGAGAAGATAAAAGTCAACTACAGACGCTCCCGCAAAAAGCAACACTCCTAAACCAGAAATACCGACTTCCAACCAACTAGGAGTAAAAACACCAAAAAATCCCAATACAACTTGCAACAGAATTACGACGAATAATCCCATAATACCAAGCTGTACTGTTTTAGTTAGGGCTAATCCATCCTCTTCACCTAAGTTAGAACCAACATTTCGGGCAATCACAAAAGTTACACCACATCCCAAGGCGGCAATGCCCACTCCTTGAAGTCCTACTCCTGCTGTACCTAAAGCAACAAAAACAATACCACTGAGGGTATATCCTGAAAGAAGACTATAGACAGCTAAAAGAGGTAAGGCGGTGCCATTATCTGCCCTTTCTGCGATGCCTCTAACTACGAAAAATAAAACTAACTCGGCAATCATTGCCCCAAAAAAGGTAGGCATGAATATACCGGGGTTGGATTGAATTACTCCTAAACCGCCATAAACACCTACTGCGGTTAAAACTAAACCTCCACCTAGATAAGGTAAGGCTTTATTGATAACATTAGGTCCTACAAGGGCTTGACCTTGAGCCTTTTTGATTGCATTTCTAAAGTTACTGGTTGTTGCCATAAATTCTCTCTATTTAATAATTCGTTAATTTTATATTTTTTCTTTCAAGTGGAGATAACCTTCTGTAATAATTACACACTCTCCTTTTACCTTTATATCTTTTATTATGCCCTTTTGTTTAGTAGCGATCGCCGTAATTTTACTATTTCTTCCGATTTCGATACCTTGTTCAATTAACCACTGCCAACTACCATCAGTTTCCTGTTGAGATTGAACTAAATAAGCCGCAAAAGCCGTTGCCGCCGAGCCTGTGGCGGGGTCTTCTATTATATTCAAAGCAGGGGCAAACATTCTCACTCGCCAAAGATTTTTACTGACAGGGTAGCAAGGGTAAACATGAGGGAAAAGAGTATTTCTTAGGGTTTTTTCCCAATGAGATAAATTTATTTTTGCTTCTGATAACGCTTTCTGACTATTTAGAGGAATAATCATAAAAGGTAAACCGCAGGAAACAGCTTGAGGACTAAAATCAGAATGTAAGTCTGTCTCAGATAATGATAAAACCTCTGCTAAGGCTTTTTTTGAAGGAATATTATGGAAAAATTCGGGAGGATTAGGAGCAGTTAATTCTGATGATTTAACGATACCATTGTCCGTATAAATATTAACGGGTACAAGACCAACTTTTTCCTCAAGAATAATTTGTGTTGCAGAAGATTTGAGAGTAACCATGCCCAAATGAGCTAATAGGAAAGCTGTACCAATGGTTGGATGTCCAGCAAAGGGTATTTCTCCACCTGGGGTAAAGATTCTGACTTGATAGTCTGCCTGAGAATTAGAGGCAGGAAAGACAAAAACTGTTTCTGAAAAATTAAACTCAACGGCTATTTTTCTCATTATGTCGGAAGATAAACCTTCGCTATGGGGGAAAACCGCCAATTGATTACCCGCAAAAGGTTGATTTGTAAAAACGTCTAAGGTATAAAACTGATATTTCATTCAGAAATTTATGGTAATTAATAACAGGTCTGATTTTTAAATTTTTTATGGCTAAAGCCATTACTACAAACTATAGAACTCTGAAAGTCAGTGGGGCAATACTTACTATCTCAATTAGGATTTATTGATACTCATTCAACAACTTATTTAGCATAGCTATATGATTGAATGAAAAGAAGTAAATTCATTCGAGGGGGATATATTTCCATGGTGACATTAATCACGAATAAAACTACCAATCAAACTATAAGTTTAGAGGAATTTCTACAACTTCCAGAAACAAAACCCGTCCGAGAATATTTTGATAATAAAATTACACAAAAACCCATGCCCCAAGCAAAACATAGCCGTATTCAAGGTAAATTAACTAAAGTTATTAACGATGTAGTAGAAGAATCCAAAATAGCTTTAGCTTTTCCTGAATTACGATGTACTTTTAACGATAAATCCATCGTGCCAGACATTGTGGTTTTAACTTATAATCACATCCCTAAAGATGAAAATGGCGAACTTACTAACACGATTTCTATTCCTCCTGATTGGATGATCGAAATTCTTTCTCCTGATCAAAGTCAAACACTTATCATAAAAAAAATCTTACGTTGTCTCGAATCTGGTTGTCAATTAGCATGGATAATTGATCCTGAAGAAAAAATTATCTTTGTCTATTCTCTACAAAAAGTGTCTTATTTCGAATTAGATAGCGATGTTTTACCTATGCCTGATTTTATGGCTGATTTTAGCTTAACTTTAGGAGATATTTTTGGTTGGTTAAAGTTTTAAATGTATTTTGGAAGATAATAACTTGATTTAAGTGAAAATCGGCAACAGGCAACATTTTTTTTACATCAAAATATAACCTTTACTATTATAATTGTTGATGATAAACGTGATAAACATGATACAACTACGCTATTATACACCCCGATAAAAAAGTAGGGTGAGTAACACCCACCCCATCAATTAAGATTTAATTAATAAGTCATCAGGCAAACGCTTTAAACTCAATCTCTCGTCTTCTACATCCACAAAAATGGTGTCTCCGTCTTTAAATTCACCTTTTAATATAGATTTTGCGATCGCAGTTTCCAAGTATTTTTGTACTGCACGTTTGAGAGGTCTAGCACCATAAACAGGATCATAGCCAATTTCTGCAAGGAAGTCTAAAGCAGATTCAGATAAAGAGAGAGATAATTTTTGTTCTGCTAAACGAGTTTCTAAACGGGCAACTTGCAATTTAACGATATGACGTAGCTGGGATTTTTCCAAACTATGGAAGATGATAATTTCATCAATACGGTTAAGGAATTCTGGACGGAAATTCGCTCTCATCGCATCCATTACTCGGCTACGCATCTGTTCATATTTACTATCATCCCCTGACACATCAAGGATAAATTGCGATCCAATATTGGAGGTCATGATAATAATGGTATTAGAAAAGTCCACAGTGCGTCCCTGAGAATCCGTCAATCTGCCATCATCAAGA
This is a stretch of genomic DNA from Cyanobacterium aponinum PCC 10605. It encodes these proteins:
- the rplU gene encoding 50S ribosomal protein L21, which codes for MTYAVIEICGKQLKVEPGRFYDIDRINQESETEVSIDKVLLVSHDNDIHVGQPYVESATVSGTIIDHRRGKKVLVYKMKPKKKTRKKRGHRQELTRLMIDSIRIGGNVIAEKTSESKSVETEVAIEA
- a CDS encoding CYTH domain-containing protein; amino-acid sequence: MGIEIERKFLVNLDKWFPPDNGLVYRQGYIYTISGNTVRVRIVGAQGYLTLKGKTKGQTRSEFEYSIPVEEAEEMLQTLCDRPFIEKIRYKILVGNLTWEVDEFLGENKGLTMAEVELTEENQDIILPEWIGEEVTDDLRYYNSYLVNNPFSQWRT
- a CDS encoding Uma2 family endonuclease, with the translated sequence MVTLITNKTTNQTISLEEFLQLPETKPVREYFDNKITQKPMPQAKHSRIQGKLTKVINDVVEESKIALAFPELRCTFNDKSIVPDIVVLTYNHIPKDENGELTNTISIPPDWMIEILSPDQSQTLIIKKILRCLESGCQLAWIIDPEEKIIFVYSLQKVSYFELDSDVLPMPDFMADFSLTLGDIFGWLKF
- a CDS encoding DUF3593 domain-containing protein — its product is MVRVVKYQIIPNMESIINNLLSKENLFAISLFPYLGFLWFLTKSGKVPKLALIGFYLLLLFVAITIPAGLYAENHYHTTLANVDWLHGGAEFFLTLSNIFVVLGFRKMVITAENQNNTQ
- a CDS encoding type II secretion system F family protein is translated as MATFIVQVKDKTGNVLEERVVANSQDEARRILRKRYAAVGKIRKAGMDFDLASIEAALSKVSVKDKAIFSRQFAVLVNAGVAIVRSLSVLAEQSGNPKFKKALTTIGEDVQQGVNLSEAMAKHPDCFDRLYVSMVEAGETGGVLDEVMNRLAKLLEDVARLQNQIKSAMAYPVTVGIFAVIAFLGMTIFLIPVFAGIFDQLGAELPALTQFMVTLSDFLRSWKAIIPVGVIIGVVFAFRQYYKTPAGRLQIDTIALKAPIFGDLNEKSAVARFCRIFGTLTRSGVPILQCLEISQETIPNKVISNAIGAAKDSILEGGMLSVAISERKVFPSMAIQMMMIGEETGELDAMMMKVADFYEDEVEQAVKALTSVIEPLMMVLIAGMVGTILLSMYLPMFSIFDQLG
- a CDS encoding type IV pilus twitching motility protein PilT translates to MEIMIEDLMEQLVELGGSDMHIQAGAPVYFRISGKLTPIGDEPLNAQECQKLIFSMLNNTQRKTLEQEWELDCSYGVKGLARFRVNVYKERGCYAACLRALSSKIPNFDQLGLPDIVKEMSERPRGMILVTGQTGSGKTTTLAAMLDLINRTRAEHILTVEDPIEYVFPNINSLFHQRQKGEDTKSFANALKAALREDPDIILVGEMRDLETISLAITAAETGHLVFGTLHTSSAAGTIDRIIDVFPSAEQAQIRAMLSNSLLAVFAQTLAKKKNPKPGEFGRAMAQEIMIVTPAIANLIREAKAPQIYSAIQTGGKLGMQTMEQALANLVKTGTIAVEEALAKSSKPDELKRLLGSSMDSGMVTPSKRR
- a CDS encoding urease accessory protein UreD, which gives rise to MKHWQGIINLVYEHQKQETTIKSVFSQAPFKFQNSFYPEGKSVCHSVILHTAGGIAGDDILSQNICLANSSQVLITTPAATKIYGSKGKKAIQEVKIKLEKNAYLEYLPQEMIVFNNANFEQKMRVDLEDNASWLGWEIIRFGRSARGEIFSGGNWLNYLEIWRENKPIWIDRQYFMGNSPLFYASNGLGGNPVVGNLVYIGSENIDQYISNLRHLIKEKYDENIGIGITALQQGLLCRYMGDSVSAAKEYFTLIWQFLRDKKGLDGTFKSRIWQ
- the rpmA gene encoding 50S ribosomal protein L27, which gives rise to MAHKKGTGSTRNGRDSNSKRLGVKRYSGETVTAGSILVRQRGTKVYPGNNVGIGKDDTLFALIEGVVKFENKTTSRKKVSVYPV
- a CDS encoding Bax inhibitor-1/YccA family protein; this encodes MATTSNFRNAIKKAQGQALVGPNVINKALPYLGGGLVLTAVGVYGGLGVIQSNPGIFMPTFFGAMIAELVLFFVVRGIAERADNGTALPLLAVYSLLSGYTLSGIVFVALGTAGVGLQGVGIAALGCGVTFVIARNVGSNLGEEDGLALTKTVQLGIMGLFVVILLQVVLGFFGVFTPSWLEVGISGLGVLLFAGASVVDFYLLPRAYRDEQYLCAALSMYLTYINLFIFILRLLIAINGRD
- a CDS encoding PhzF family phenazine biosynthesis protein, which produces MKYQFYTLDVFTNQPFAGNQLAVFPHSEGLSSDIMRKIAVEFNFSETVFVFPASNSQADYQVRIFTPGGEIPFAGHPTIGTAFLLAHLGMVTLKSSATQIILEEKVGLVPVNIYTDNGIVKSSELTAPNPPEFFHNIPSKKALAEVLSLSETDLHSDFSPQAVSCGLPFMIIPLNSQKALSEAKINLSHWEKTLRNTLFPHVYPCYPVSKNLWRVRMFAPALNIIEDPATGSAATAFAAYLVQSQQETDGSWQWLIEQGIEIGRNSKITAIATKQKGIIKDIKVKGECVIITEGYLHLKEKI